The region GAACTGATTGCAGTGGAAGGCGCGGATCATCCGTTTTCCAAACCGAAACACATGGACGTTTCGATTCAGAAAATTATCGGTTTTTTCTCGGATTGAGGCCGTCTGAATGTGGCTGATGATTCGCCTGAGCGATGGAACCGCATATTTTCAGACGGCCTTTGTTATAATATTAACCGATTAATTTCTTGAACTGTCAACATGACCGAAAGCAACAAAGACCTGCTCGGCTCTGCTTGGATTATTGCGGCAGCGGTGGGTTTTACCATTATGAACCTGTGCATCAAAGCGGCTTCGCAGGAATTTGGCTTGAATAGCGGCGAGCTGGTATTTTGGCGCATGAGTTTTGCCGCGTCGGTGTTGGGCTTGACGGCCAAAATACGCGGCGAGCAATTCGGCTCGCCGCATTGGAAGCTGCATCTCAACCGCAGTATAGTCGGCACTTTGGCGATGTTGTGCCTGTTTTATGCAGTGATGCATTTGCCGTTAGCCACAGGGGTGACGCTCGGCTATACCTCGTCGATTTTTTTGGCAGTGTTTTCGTTTTTGGTGTTGAAAGAACGCATCGCGCTGTATACGCAGGCGGTGCTGGTATTGGGCTTTATCGGCGTAGTGGTGTTGCTGAATCCGTCGTTTGAAAGCGGTCAGGTGTTTCCGGCACTGATTGGTTTGGCCGGCGGAGCGATGTCGGGCTGGGCATATATGCAGGTGCGCGAATTGTCGCTTTTGGGCGAACCCGGTTGGCGGGTGGTATTTTTTCTGTCGGTTACCGGTATGGCGGTGTCGTCGGTGTGGGCAAGTTTTTCCGGCTGGCATGCTTTATCGTGGGACAGCGTGCCGTATTTGCTGGGCATCGGTGTCAGCGCGACGGTGGCGCAGTTGTGCATGACCCATGCTTATAAGGCGGGCAACAAATTTACCGTGGCATCGTTGTCTTATCTGACGGTGGTGTTTGCCGCTTTGTCGGGCATGTGGCTGTTGGGCGATAAAATCACTTGGCAGGAAGTGCTCGGTATGATTATTATTGTGGCTAGCGGTGTATTAAGCGGCATTAAGCCGGCTTGGATAAAGCGGCTTTTTTTCAAATAAAACGAGGAGCAAAACATGATTTCTATCCGCGAGCAGTCTTACGGTCTGAATGTGGCCTTATATAACGAATTTACTTTAGATGATTTCCGCGAATTGGAGCAGGCTTTGCTCGACTGCAAACAAAAAATCCGCTTGCCCGATATGCTCTTGGATATGACGCTTTTGAAAGATTTCACCATCGATATGGCGGTGGAGCAGATTAAATTTTTAAACGAACACGAAGATGATTTCGGCCGCGTGGCGGTGGTGACCGACGATATTTGGATTAAACTCGGCGCGCGTTTATCCAGCCTGATCACCAACCAGCATCCGAAATATTTTGATGATGTGGCTGAAGCACAAGCTTGGTTGTTGGAACATAATTCGAAATAATGATTTAAAGGCCGTCTGAATATGATTCAGACGGCCTTCGCTTTGTAAACCTAAAGGAACGATATGCATTACCATACCGTTAACCAAGATTTAAACATGAGCCGTTTGGTACACGGCTATTGGCGTGCGCATGAATGGCGATTTAGATGCGTGAGGCTGTTTGAAGCTGATTCATGAAGTTTTGGGTGTGGGTATCAACACGTTTGAGCATGCGGCCTGTTACGGAGGTTCCATCAACGAAGGCCGGGTTGGCCAAGCGCTGAAATTGGAAAAAAGCCTGCGCGATCAAATGACGATTGTGAGCAAATGCGGTATTTCTTTCCCCAACGAAGCCTTGCCGAAGATGAAAAGCAGATACTACGACAACAGCGCCGAACACATTATCCGGTCGGCCGAACGTTCGGTAAAAGAATTGAATTGCGACCATCTCGATTTATTGCTGATGCACCGCCCATCACCTTGCCTGAACTCCGAAGAAGCCGCAGCGGCATTTGACAATCTGCGTTCGCGCGGCTTGGTGCGCCATTTCGGCGTGTCGAATTATCCCACTCAAAAATTCAACATGTTGCAATCGTACGTCAATCAACCCTTGGTTACCAAACAAATCGAGATTTCTCCTTTGCATATCGCGCCGTTTGAAGACGGCAGCCTGGATTATCTCTTGGAAAAACTTGCCAAACCGATGACATGGTCGCCTTTGGCCGGCGGTAAATTGTTTGACGGCAGCAACGGACAAAGCCAACGCGTAGCACAAGCCTTGTTGCAAGCAGGAGAAGCCTACGGCGAAACCCGCATCGACACACTGGCCTACGCTTGGATGCTTAACCATCCGAGCGGTATGATGCCGATAGTTAGCACCGGTAAAATCGAGCGTGTGAAAAATGCAGTTGATGCGCTGACCATCCACTTCAGTGAAGAAGCATGGATTAACGTGTATTCCGCCGCGTTGGGGCATGAAGTGCCTTGAATATTTGAGATGAATAGGCCGTCTGAATATTTTTGTTCAGGCAGCCTTCATTTGTTCGGTGTAATTTCAACGCATTGTCTTAAAATGATTTTTAGACACCAAACAAGCCAACATCACACAGGCGCCGATGCCGCACCACATCATGTCGGACTGAGTATCCCACTCATAACCTTGCGTGCCTAAAAACGCTTCTGCACTTTGGCCGCTCAATACTGCCACCGACCATTCAATCAATTCATACGCCGCACTGATGGCCATGCACACGCAAAAGCTGAGAAAAACCAACCAGTTGCGGCCGGTAACCACTTGGTTGCGCCACAAAATTTCCGCCGCGATAACCGCCGGTGAGAAGCCCTGCATGAAGTGGCCCAGCTTGTCGTAATTGTTGCGCTCCCAGCCCAAAGGCTCTTTCAGCCAGTCAAACAACGGCACTTCGGCATAAGTGTAATGCCCGCCGACAATCAACACCACCGCGTGAAACGTCATCACCCAATAGGCAAAATCACTGA is a window of Neisseria yangbaofengii DNA encoding:
- a CDS encoding DMT family transporter, which translates into the protein MTESNKDLLGSAWIIAAAVGFTIMNLCIKAASQEFGLNSGELVFWRMSFAASVLGLTAKIRGEQFGSPHWKLHLNRSIVGTLAMLCLFYAVMHLPLATGVTLGYTSSIFLAVFSFLVLKERIALYTQAVLVLGFIGVVVLLNPSFESGQVFPALIGLAGGAMSGWAYMQVRELSLLGEPGWRVVFFLSVTGMAVSSVWASFSGWHALSWDSVPYLLGIGVSATVAQLCMTHAYKAGNKFTVASLSYLTVVFAALSGMWLLGDKITWQEVLGMIIIVASGVLSGIKPAWIKRLFFK
- a CDS encoding STAS/SEC14 domain-containing protein gives rise to the protein MISIREQSYGLNVALYNEFTLDDFRELEQALLDCKQKIRLPDMLLDMTLLKDFTIDMAVEQIKFLNEHEDDFGRVAVVTDDIWIKLGARLSSLITNQHPKYFDDVAEAQAWLLEHNSK
- a CDS encoding aldo/keto reductase, whose amino-acid sequence is MKLIHEVLGVGINTFEHAACYGGSINEGRVGQALKLEKSLRDQMTIVSKCGISFPNEALPKMKSRYYDNSAEHIIRSAERSVKELNCDHLDLLLMHRPSPCLNSEEAAAAFDNLRSRGLVRHFGVSNYPTQKFNMLQSYVNQPLVTKQIEISPLHIAPFEDGSLDYLLEKLAKPMTWSPLAGGKLFDGSNGQSQRVAQALLQAGEAYGETRIDTLAYAWMLNHPSGMMPIVSTGKIERVKNAVDALTIHFSEEAWINVYSAALGHEVP
- a CDS encoding DUF2238 domain-containing protein; amino-acid sequence: MNRYHLMPAIVVATLIWSGINPKDYPTWGLEVAPAVIGAVLLPATYRRFRFSDFAYWVMTFHAVVLIVGGHYTYAEVPLFDWLKEPLGWERNNYDKLGHFMQGFSPAVIAAEILWRNQVVTGRNWLVFLSFCVCMAISAAYELIEWSVAVLSGQSAEAFLGTQGYEWDTQSDMMWCGIGACVMLACLVSKNHFKTMR